In Heteronotia binoei isolate CCM8104 ecotype False Entrance Well chromosome 4, APGP_CSIRO_Hbin_v1, whole genome shotgun sequence, a genomic segment contains:
- the TEX15 gene encoding testis-expressed protein 15 isoform X1 translates to MGSLKTKRLIEMKTEMEPNITLNTKRSFLPEHNRLKKFTIPKRTPDKDFLTDCSTNQRDYHEVKERLNQSCFDRECDLGSLWHFDKIEMVHNKDLEEEFVAKRTKMREQGRMDKELSSFLVVSKDEVLKICQSGLCTSNSIRTGLDIMRELGNPQLGVYLFRHVDIALNYASKHSVPVENIIIFRVLLGKVKKIQPPKGRKKVALDPTPNYDCHVSRIHPSLKDSIEDQAIGSLVYIYEYSERSKPVERPRQCLPHAVVKVQCINQNMRADHPVISLKCRPKRFSKGRGRGLLLENCTIVTRIGNSKLIYEHFHKPKNCAVSDNVSVEISALSESGPNWNCSGAETQDSKIKNKLLGRWDSAEVEADVQNFKCMPDVDCNRDAKSDHMGSCNKNPNDTSVTYGELSTIITSKLIKDPRLTKKGKKPGKQNGEPVSQGFSQCENKLKYQTEIKMSATIGTPWPDPGEPCLHNESWHVVSEEQYMAKTSWKDRVSGEHQLPLNSNDECLVNNEHVILNVNQLNRELLDSQSTDTNLAIKSNLSHSSLKSAGSGIKTATQIFSGRDEKVKYSKPLLLGQNENSIHTDSVDSASIGNSTYTHNKEQLVLAPPFQISTCINDLERVVADKDELDGREDMYSQFQEDDGYSSEIQCSASLDSECSKNHCISKGDDETLHSGFHGRMHLPESPMRDLWTGDNICEQSAGDQVHAEIFEQNKLQEMAHSVKSIMNEIPEKGNIRQVLSSSERASDSISEIEENTSKNLEECRDNVKDWMNTSHILDSENSASDFNLNFKEKCSFTESQLTKIESGEEKLSNLSDPALLNKCSGLTTEDNALMLVTSTHVPLGCVKDSEIKHPQFEYTSHSTNENVGALNRSLPQNNSMPEIFEQELEVNSGTEILSEGYKKCVSIPQNLHSHTEVSSEEADTEYQYLQERMDWENLLAKPSPDIEISRSTVLKENKNECSCDEKTDLGEKETKLFNVYVRPDLQITVANTLHTHHGYLKMRTGMGQFLIKRSGQKKEEKRKEEKIEKYTLGQKDSKILHQNKAPNNHCLSEMALPLSKGQFETFEQSEKNIKNVLHTLNTEASFCESKHLSQKINGAMFHLKKAQRNVQKYLKILSKTVKKKRNVSNSHKIELSNLLVNSDCASYNVMSVKEMAVCFTEQKSPNISMLTPPTEMRQAGEKTNNKLESHIESKEETCCTTSFLNDNESYSGALNLDHSVTSAFISDMPFSSNNTIIKVTEHELSEKSTGSDTIELGDTKPASDESSVNSSVVSENNIQEHFSPIMGSAKQELSFKANKNIVTSKNIAEHLNVVVGAEELSICLADLETDACKSNVKTSTVRLATSVEKSSGKLKLSKSGDISKLPPIFTGKDTFSNEKDAGEITAQQNNISVSVGKAQGCDLSHALVPAVKSKHDARDPKVLFTPQIHGSGCKTKTDNQTSPASHEKAVKCHSVLPLRRDSKQGCITAPMISPCAHDNILPKDRRFSSEHSYNCENIISDTRLQIEVEQTALGFIMQMSEILQKADETSCLNVLQEQLIVCKNILPLFIRALEEKQGCSFEHVLVSRENAEKCVQTKLKPCAIESFVELQIIMEAVEFLENKRRYLQGKHTFRSLLWFDDTLCIELFGGQSGYQQQSNFYPAFQQCLKYNALTELQNHHKKIVDKFEITKLENKSYYYLLKLRREIKECEAAVKSNSVLDEFFLSEPYVCGVNYGTTVEDLENARKSIVDLISTYRNHSGTLCTEKLEHLGIIMEIINTKIEFIRTHEGNIKTLFIGLEHIFFNCALSCILKERPTFVNREEGDMLEIYEAALPELYKIFENSVEKLERNFNCASENDILRKSVEQPCSYKKPDGGTNYDIRNYLVSYPKISIGDILDEAQSFNIERLREHQYRCTEQLEVLKKYFQIIQEEDVDDVLITQENVLSFMESSSQRAIRIKPEAIEVYIELAMVHETLCFIQNSLARKENKPRYRSLLWYDLSLVNELFYCQQKMASFSYRKDNLLEIIESAISDVQEELNVVYDYAESLNCSYARQLLTRELEELLETRKYLQMSVSSICMCIDLTPYTIALNYGSNISELEYNYEQFYSLLEKLLLEDRKDLGKMAHIMKILKTIEHMKFTCTKQEKPPLHLVIYQMLKNWRKSRLRKQGDMRRPMDANGSNSMKHKRPAGVTAEDNSCDHEEKNDSSDSKKKKVVASLMTMKKKQEKETCRNMRKGGRPKSLEREKLRLRISTDNTWNKKDECQRDKPSLSPSYSKGLEAAGPLDCIEFSPSISSPALINSNALDSQKNPIDLKDLNKNWKGCSKANNQECFASCNERGKVVSISPNTVPSPQSSPEDSLASAKLSGMLPPMDQYHDLKQGITGNASGLIPSCCTAVPLELDSSREIYEEKSVASYAPDCNSDSSAVPELNKFCSGPFSTESTQTSAQCSAFTQNEHTEETPNIHSYSLHTYRTVYPSYSWHFYQTGSSCHQVTQTYQEFSSYEMHQVTPSMLTATSMVYNTQSSTFCSQSYSHFGVGESQRFNFAQTYPVHSYFSSTMSFPYSYQQWPSWYTESHPTAQAAYPYFSNIGL, encoded by the exons GTATATATTTATGAGTACAGTGAACGTTCAAAACCTGTGGAAAGACCTAGGCAGTGTCTTCCACATGCAGTAGTAAAAGTACAGTGTATTAATCAGAACATGAGAGCTGACCACCCAGTAATTTCTTTAAAGTGTAGACCTAAAAGGTTTTCTAAGG GAAGGGGCCGAGGCCTCCTTCTGGAAAATTGCACAATAGTCACAAGGATAGGTAATAGCAAGCTTATCTATGAGCATTTCCACAAGCCCAAAAACTGTGCTGTAAGTGATAATGTATCTGTAGAAATTTCTGCTTTGTCTGAAAGTGGACCCAACTGGAATTGCTCTGGAGCGGAAACCCAAGAtagtaaaattaaaaacaaattacttGGACGATGGGATTCAGCAGAGGTAGAGGCAGATGTACAGAATTTTAAGTGTATGCCTGATGTGGATTGCAACAGAGATGCTAAAAGTGACCACATGGGAAGCTGTAATAAGAATCCAAATGACACTTCAGTTACTTATGGTGAATTAAGCACTATAATTACTTCAAAATTGATTAAGGATCCAAGGctaacaaaaaagggaaaaaaaccaggAAAACAAAATGGAGAGCCAGTCTCTCAAGGGTTTTCACAGTGTGAGAATAAGCTAAAATATCAAACAGAAATTAAAATGTCTGCGACTATAGGCACACCGTGGCCTGACCCTGGGGAACCTTGTCTCCATAATGAGTCCTGGCATGTGGTTAGTGAAGAGCAGTATATGGCAAAAACATCATGGAAAGACAGGGTTTCAGGAGAGCATCAGTTGCCTTTAAATAGCAATGATGAATGTCTAGTGAACAATGAACACGTCATACTTAATGTAAACCAACTTAATAGAGAGCTTCTAGATTCTCAGAGCACTGATACAAATCTTGCCATCAAAAGTAATCTAAGTCATAGTTCTTTAAAATCTGCAGGCAGTGGGATCAAAACTGCCACCCAGATCTTTTCTGGAAGAGATGAAAAAGTAAAATATTCAAAACCATTGTTGTTAGGCCAGAATGAAAACAGCATACATACAGACAGTGTAGATTCTGCTTCCATAGGCAACAGCACTTACACACACAACAAAGAACAGCTTGTCCTTGCtccaccttttcagataagtacATGCATCAATGATCTTGAAAGAGTTGTAGCTGACAAAGATGAGCTGGATGGTAGAGAAGATATGTACAGCCAATTTCAAGAGGATGATGGTTACAGTTCTGAAATACAGTGCTCTGCCAGCCTTGATTCAGAATGTTCCAAGAACCATTGTATATCAAAGGGGGATGATGAGACATTACACTCTGGATTTCATGGAAGAATGCATCTTCCTGAAAGTCCAATGAGAGACTTATGGACTGGAGATAACATCTGTGAACAGTCTGCAGGAGATCAAGTGCATGCAGAAATTTTTGAACAAAATAAGCTCCAAGAGATGGCACACTCTGTAAAATCCATCATGAATGAAATCCCTGAAAAAGGTAATATTAGGCAGGTACTTTCTTCATCTGAAAGAGCAAGCGACTCCATAAGTGAAATAGAAGAAAATACATCCAAAAATTTAGAGGAATGTAGAGATAATGTAAAAGACTGGATGAACACTTCTCATATTTTGGATTCAGAAAACTCAGCTTCTGATTTCAACTTGAATTTTAAAGAGAAATGTTCATTTACAGAGTCACAGTTGACAAAAATAGAAAGTGGTGAGGAGAAATTGAGTAATCTATCTGATCCAGCATTGCTCAATAAATGCTCAGGCCTGACAACAGAAGACAATGCCCTTATGTTAGTCACTTCTACTCATGTACCTTTGGGGTGTGTGAAGGATTCAGAAATTAAACATCCTCAGTTTGAATACACATCTCATTCTACAAATGAAAATGTAGGAGCATTGAACAGAAGTTTGCCTCAGAACAACAGTATGCCAGAAATATTTGAACAGGAATTAGAAGTTAATAGCGGGACTGAGATTTTGTCTGAGGGTTACAAGAAATGCGTCTCAATACCACAGAACCTGCACAGTCACACAGAGGTGTCTAGTGAGGAAGCTGACACTGAATATCAGTATTTACAAGAGCGTATGGATTGGGAGAATCTGTTGGCAAAACCTAGTCCAGATATAGAGATTTCAAGAAGTACTGTTCTGAAGGAAAACAAAAATGAGTGTTCATGTGATGAAAAAacagatctgggggaaaaggAAACAAAACTGTTCAACGTATATGTGAGGCCTGACTTACAAATTACAGTAGCTAACACTTTACATACCCATCATGGCTATCTTAAAATGAGGACAGGAATGGGGCAATTCCTAATTAAACGTTCAGgacaaaaaaaagaggaaaagaggaaagaggaaaaaatTGAAAAATATACACTGGGCCAGAAAGATTCCAAAATTCTTCACCAAAACAAAGCACCAAATAATCACTGTTTATCTGAAATGGCTCTTCCATTATCCAAGGGACAATTTGAAACATTTGAACAATCTGAAAAGAATATTAAGAATGTTTTGCATACTCTTAATACTGAGGCATCATTCTGCGAAAGCAAACATTTGTCTCAAAAAATAAATGGAGCAATGTTTCACTTAAAAAAAGCTCAGAGGAATGTTCAGAAATACTTAAAAATCTTGTCCAAGACtgtaaagaagaaaagaaatgtcTCAAACTCACACAAAATTGAACTGAGTAACTTACTTGTAAATTCTGATTGTGCAAGTTACAATGTCATGTCTGTCAAAGAAATGGCTGTTTGTTTTACAGAGCAAAAAAGTCCTAATATTAGCATGCTTACCCCTCCTACAGAAATGAGACAAGCAGGTgaaaaaacaaataataaattagAAAGTCACATTGAAAGTAAAGAAGAGACCTGCTGTACAACCAGTTTCTTGAATGATAATGAAAGTTACTCTGGAGCCTTAAATTTGGATCATTCTGTAACATCTGCTTTCATTTCAGATATGCCTTTTAGCAGCAATAACACGATAATCAAAGTAACAGAACATGAGCTCTCTGAAAAGTCCACTGGTTCAGATACCATTGAACTTGGTGATACAAAACCAGCCAGCGATGAAAGCAGTGTGAATAGCAGTGTGGTGTCAGAAAATAATATCCAAGAACATTTTTCTCCCATCATGGGAAGTGCAAAGCAGGAGCTCAgctttaaagcaaacaaaaatatTGTGACAAGCAAAAATATTGCAGAACATTTAAATGTAGTGGTTGGGGCAGAGGAATTAAGTATCTGTCTTGCAGACCTAGAAACAGATGCTTGTAAGTCTAATGTAAAGACAAGTACAGTCAGACTTGCCACGTCAGTTGAGAAATCTTCAGGAAAGCTAAAGCTTTCTAAGTCAGGTGATATTTCTAAGTTACCTCCCATTTTCACTGGGAAGGATACTTTTTCTAATGAAAAAGACGCTGGGGAAATAACAGCACAGCAAAACAACATAAGCGTAAGTGTTGGCAAGGCCCAAGGCTGTGATTTATCACATGCATTAGTACCTGCTGTAAAAAGTAAACATGATGCTAGAGATCCTAAAGTTCTGTTTACTCCACAAATTCATGGTTCTGGATGCAAAACAAAGACAGATAATCAGACTTCCCCAGCCAGCCATGAGAAGGCGGTTAAGTGTCATTCTGTGTTGCCATTAAGAAGAGATTCAAAGCAGGGATGTATTACCGCACCTATGATTTCACCTTGTGCCCATGATAATATCTTGCCAAAGGACAGAAGGTTTTCAAGTGAACATTCTTACAACTGCGAAAACATCATTTCTGACACCAGACTTCAAATAGAAGTAGAACAAACAGCTCTTGGTTTTATAATGCAAATGTCAGAAATTTTGCAGAAGGCAGATGAAACCTCATGTTTAAATGTATTACAAGAACAACTTATAGTCTGCAAAAACATTCTCCCCTTGTTCATCAGAGCTTTAGAAGAAAAGCAGGGCTGTTCCTTTGAACATGTTCTGGTATCAAGGGAGAATGCAGAAAAATGTGTGCAAACTAAATTAAAACCGTGTGCCATTGAGTCATTTGTAGAGTTACAAATTATAATGGAAGCTGTTGAATTTCTGGAGAATAAGAGGAGGTACTTGCAGGGTAAGCATACATTCCGCAGCTTGCTTTGGTTTGATGATACACTGTGTATTGAGTTGTTTGGTGGCCAGTCAGGTTATCAGCAACAATcaaatttctatcctgcttttCAGCAGTGTCTAAAATACAATGCCCTTACTGAGTTGCAAAACCATCACAAAAAAATTGTAGACAAGTTTGAGATTACAAAACTGGAAAATAAATCTTACTATTATTTATTGAAATTGAGACGTGAAATTAAGGAATGTGAAGCAGCAGTCAAAAGTAATTCCGTTTTGGATGAGTTTTTCCTATCGGAACCATATGTTTGTGGAGTGAACTATGGGACTACAGTAGAAGATTTAGAAAATGCCAGGAAAAGTATAGTAGATTTAATAAGCACATATAGGAATCATTCAGGCACTCTATGCACTGAAAAACTGGAACACCTTGGGATTATAATGGAAATTATTAATACAAAGATAGAATTTATAAGGACCCATGAAGGCAATATAAAAACTTTATTTATTGGGTTGGaacatatattttttaattgtGCTTTAAGTTGTATTTTAAAAGAAAGACCCACATTTGTAAATAGGGAGGAAGGAGATATGCTtgaaatatatgaagctgcccttcCTGAACTTTATAAGATCTTTGAGAATAGTGTGGAGAAACTTGAAAGAAATTTTAATTGTGCTTCTGAAAATGACATCCTGAGAAAATCTGTAGAACAGCCTTGTAGTTATAAAAAGCCAGATGGAGGGACAAATTATGATATTAGGAATTATTTagtttcatatcccaagatttctATTGGAGACATACTAGATGAAGCTCAGTCTTTCAATATTGAAAGATTGCGAGAGCATCAGTACAGATGCACAGAACAACTGGAAGTCCTGAAAAAGTACTTTCAGATTATACAGGAAGAAGATGTGGATGATGTGTTGATCACACAAGAAAATGTGCTCAGTTTCATGGAAAGCAGTAGCCAAAGGGCCATTCGTATAAAACCAGAAGCCATTGAGGTTTATATAGAACTGGCCATGGTCCATGAAACATTGTGTTTCATTCAGAATTCATTAGCCAGAAAAGAAAACAAGCCAAGATATCGGAGTTTATTATGGTATGATTTGTCACTTGTAAATGAACTCTTTTATTGCCAACAGAAAATGGCTTCCTTTAGTTATCGGAAAGATAACCTTTTAGAAATTATAGAGTCTGCCATCTCTGATGTTCAGGAGGAGTTAAATGTTGTTTATGATTATGCAGAAAGCTTAAACTGCTCATATGCACGTCAGCTGCTTACAAGAGAGCTTGAGGAGCTTTTAGAGACCAGAAAGTACCTGCAAATGTCGGTATCCTCCATCTGCATGTGCATTGACTTAACACCATATACTATCGCTCTGAATTACGGGAGTAATATATCTGAACTGGAATACAATTATGAACAGTTCTATTCTCTTCTTGAAAAACTACTTTTAGAAGACAGAAAGGATCTAGGGAAAATGGCTCATATtatgaaaattttaaaaactattgaacatatgaaattTACCTGTACAAAACAAGAAAAACCACCTCTTCATCTGGTCATATATCAGATGCTTAAAAACTGGAGAAAATCTCGGTTGAGAAAACAAGGAGATATGAGAAGACCTATGGATGCAAATGGGAGTAACAGCATGAAACACAAGAGGCCTGCTGGTGTAACTGCAGAAGACAATTCCTGTGACCATGAAGAAAAGAATGATTCTTCTGATAGTAAAAAGAAAAAG GTTGTTGCTTCATTGATGACCAtgaaaaagaaacaagaaaaggaAACCTGCAGGAACATGAG AAAGGGTGGAAGACCTAAATCTCTAGAAAGAGAAAAACTGCGGTTAAGGATTTCCACAGACAATACTTGGAATAAAAAAGATGAGTGTCAGAGAGACAAGCCATCTCTCTCACCTTCATATTCAAAAGGTTTGGAAGCTGCTGGTCCTTTGGACTGTATTGAGTTTTCACCAAGCATTTCTAGTCCTGCATTAATTAACTCAAATGCATTGGACAGTCAAAAAAATCCAATTGATCTAAAAGACCTCAACAAGAACTGGAAGGGTTGTTCAAAAGCAAATAACCAGGAATGCTTTGCCTCATGTAATGAGAGAGGCAAAGTTGTATCTATATCTCCAAACACAGTTCCATCCCCACAGAGTTCCCCTGAGGACTCTCTTGCATCAGCAAAATTAAGTGGCATGTTACCCCCAATGGATCAGTACCATGACCTGAAACAAGGTATTACAGGGAATGCTTCAGGTTTGATTCCTAGTTGTTGCACAGCTGTACCTCTGGAACTTGATAGCAGTAGGGAGATTTATGAAGAAAAATCTGTGGCCAGCTATGCACCAGACTGTAATTCAGATTCTTCAGCAGTCCCTGAATTAAATAAATTTTGTTCAGGTCCATTTTCTACTGAAAGCACCCAAACTTCTGCGCAGTGTTCTGCTTTCACCCAAAATGAACATACAGAGGAAACACCTAACATTCATAGTTATTCTTTACACACTTACAGGACAGTCTATCCCTCCTACTCTTGGCACTTCTATCAAACTGGTAGCAGTTGTCACCAAGTTACACAGACGTACCAGGAGTTCAGTTCTTATGAAATGCACCAGGTGACTCCATCCATGCTTACAGCTACCAGCATGGTATATAACACACAATCCAGTACTTTCTGTTCACAGTCTTATAGTCACTTTggggttggggaatcccagaggTTTAATTTTGCCCAGACCTACCCAGTGCATAGCTATTTCAGCTCTACAATGTCCTTTCCATACAGCTATCAGCAATGGCCATCTTGGTACACAGAAAGCCATCCTACAGCACAAGCTGCTTATCCCTATTTTTCCAATATTGGCTTGTGA
- the PPP2CB gene encoding serine/threonine-protein phosphatase 2A catalytic subunit beta isoform, whose amino-acid sequence MEDKIFTKELDQWIEQLNECKQLSESQVRSLCEKAKEILTKESNVQEVRCPVTVCGDVHGQFHDLMELFRIGGKSPDTNYLFMGDYVDRGYYSVETVTLLVALKVRYPERITILRGNHESRQITQVYGFYDECLRKYGNANVWKYFTDLFDYLPLTALVDGQIFCLHGGLSPSIDTLDHIRALDRLQEVPHEGPMCDLLWSDPDDRGGWGISPRGAGYTFGQDISETFNHANGLTLVSRAHQLVMEGYNWCHDRNVVTIFSAPNYCYRCGNQAAIMELDDTLKYSFLQFDPAPRRGEPHVTRRTPDYFL is encoded by the exons ATGGAGGACAAGATCTTCACCAAGGAGCTGGACCAATGGATCGAGCAGCTCAACGAGTGCAAGCAGCTGAGCGAGAGCCAAGTGCGGAGCCTCTGCGAGAAG GCTAAAGAGATACTTACAAAAGAATCAAATGTACAGGAAGTACGTTGTCCTGTTACAGTTTGTGGGGATGTCCACGGTCAGTTCCATGACCTTATGGAGCTCTTTAGAATTGGTGGGAAGTCACCGGACACAAATTATCTCTTCATGGGCGATTACGTTGACAGAGGATACTACTCTGTAGAAACTGTGACTCTTCTTGTGGCATTAAAG GTGCGCTACCCTGAACGTATTACAATACTGAGAGGCAACCACGAAAGCAGACAGATTACACAAGTATATGGCTTCTACGACGAATGTCTACGGAAATACGGAAATGCCAATGTTTGGAAGTATTTCACGGATCTGTTTGATTATCTTCCTCTTACAGCTCTAGTAGATGGACAG ATATTCTGTCTCCACGGAGGTCTTTCTCCATCCATAGATACACTGGATCATATCAGAGCTCTTGATCGTCTGCAGGAAGTTCCACATGAG GGCCCGATGTGTGACCTCTTGTGGTCTGATCCAGACGATCGTGGTGGTTGGGGTATATCTCCACGTGGTGCTGGTTACACATTTGGCCAAGATATTTCTGAAACATTTAACCACGCCAATGGTCTCACGTTGGTGTCTCGTGCTCATCAGCTCGTAATGGAG GGTTACAACTGGTGCCACGATCGGAATGTGGTCACCATTTTCAGTGCACCTAATTATTGTTACCGTTGTGGGAACCAGGCTGCTATCATGGAACTAGATGACACTTTAAAATATTCCTT CCTTCAATTTGATCCAGCACCTCGCCGTGGAGAGCCTCACGTTACTCGGCGTACCCCAGATTATTTCCTATAA